One Glycine max cultivar Williams 82 chromosome 6, Glycine_max_v4.0, whole genome shotgun sequence DNA segment encodes these proteins:
- the LOC102667397 gene encoding chalcone synthase 2-like, with the protein MEAEPLSFIEVFLMVIFSHEVAVEDKREEIGQFVIHTTFCFGTILDLINYLFELLKLKLTINHLMLFNHGCHVVGIVLHEVKDIVQNNLESCVPVVCVETMLTSFYTPTESNVDALIGHTLFGDGATHAEEEGREKKRLS; encoded by the exons atggaggctgaacCTTTGAGCTTCATTGAGGTctttttaatggtgattttcagccACGAAGTTGCAGTGgaagataaaagagaagag ATTGGACAATTCGTAATACACACCACTTTTTGTTTTGGCACCATTCTTGACCTAATTAACTATCTCTTTGAGCTCCTCAAACTCAAGTTGACGATCAACCACCTCATGCTCTTCAACCATGGCTGCCATGTTGTTGGCATCGTTCTCCACGAAGTTAAGGACATTGTACAAAACAACCTTGAGTCATGTGTCCCTGTCGTGTGTGTTGAGACCATGCTCACTTCCTTTTACACTCCTACTGAGTCCAACGTTGATGCTTTAATAGGACACACTCTGTTCGGTGATGGTGCCACCCACGCTGAAGAGGAAGGCAGAGAGAAGAAGAGACTGAGCTAA